A genome region from Nicotiana tabacum cultivar K326 chromosome 13, ASM71507v2, whole genome shotgun sequence includes the following:
- the LOC107792205 gene encoding plasmodesmata-located protein 7-like, whose amino-acid sequence MAKILHFLLIFMYIFFSLFFPLIFSDSSVDGFIYGGCSQIKYSPNSPYESNLNSLLTSLVNSATYSSYNKYSIVGSTQQDMINGLYQCRGDLSMPDCATCIARSVSQLTELCPQTCGGALQLQGCFIKYDNSSFLGSDDKSVVMKKCGPSNGFDLDQMGRRDAVLLGLMGGNGLYRVGGSEDVQGMAQCVGDLSMAQCQDCLSESIGRLRKECGGGVYGDMFLGKCYARYTTSGAHIYAKPNHHDSHSESEKTFALIIGLLAGVALLIIFLTFMRRIFSRNGK is encoded by the exons ATGGCTAAAATTCTCCATTTTCTCCTCATTTTCAtgtacattttcttttctttgttctttccTTTAATTTTCTCAGATTCTTCAGTTGATGGTTTTATTTATGGTGGTTGCTCACAAATAAAATATTCACCAAACTCGCCTTACGAGTCGAATCTCAACTCACTACTCACTTCCCTAGTTAACTCAGCAACTTATTCATCTTACAACAAATATAGCATTGTGGGGTCCACGCAACAAGACATGATCAACGGTCTATATCAATGTAGAGGTGACTTGTCCATGCCGGATTGCGCCACGTGTATAGCGCGATCGGTGAGTCAACTCACCGAGTTGTGTCCACAAACTTGTGGTGGTGCTCTACAATTACAAGGGTGTTTTATAAAATATGATAATAGTTCTTTTTTGGGCTCAGATGATAAAAGTGTAGTTATGAAAAAATGTGGGCCGTCAAATGGGTTTGATTTGGATCAAATGGGCCGAAGAGATGCTGTTTTGTTGGGCTTAATGGGAGGTAATGGGCTTTATAGAGTTGGTGGGTCGGAAGATGTACAAGGTATGGCCCAATGTGTAGGAGATTTAAGTATGGCCCAATGTCAAGATTGCTTATCGGAATCGATCGGACGGCTGAGAAAAGAGTGTGGTGGTGGAGTGTACGGTGATATGTTTTTGGGAAAATGTTATGCTAGATATACAACTAGTGGAgctcatatttatgctaaaccTAATCATCATg ATTCTCATAGTGAGAGTGAGAAGACATTTGCACTTATTATTGGATTATTAGCTGGGGTTGCTCTTCTCATCATTTTCTTAACTTTCATGAGAAGAATATTTTCAAGAAATG gtaaataa